In the genome of Crassostrea angulata isolate pt1a10 chromosome 6, ASM2561291v2, whole genome shotgun sequence, the window GCAGAAACAGCAGGGTTCGATCCTGTATTTTACATGCATCATTGCTTTGTTGATTACCTTTGGGAGGTATTTAGAAGAAGTCAAAAGGAGAAGGGAGTTGATCCAACTAGAGATTATCCCAACCGTTATGGTACTGCCGCTCATGCTCCCAATGCTCTGATGGGTCTAGGAAGACTTAGAAATCTCCATGGAATGAGTGACATGTACACCACCAGAATGTACACATACGAGCCTTCACCTACCTGCAGTTACAGAAGCCCAAGCTGTGGATCTCGATATCTGACATGCGAGTTCCGTTTTGGACGGCCTCAATGCGTTACGTTGGAAATGATCACCCCTACCACTCCAACAGCGCCGTTCGGGTCTGCGACGAATGGACAGCCCCAGCAACCACAGCGGCAGCGGACACCGGGCTTCCCTAATTTCCCCGGAAGCACATTCCCAGGTTTTCCACCTACTCGGAGGTTTACTGGAAGGAAGAAGAGACAGGCATCAAGGGGGAATGGACGGGGAAGGGGAAATGGTGTCATCGATGGTAGCCTCATGTCTAACCACGGACAAAACGTCTTGTCTCAGTTTGGACAAAATGGGTTTACGCAATTTGCACAAAATAAAACACGCGAGATGCGACAGAAGAAACATGAAGTACGAATGGGTTTTAATCCACATTATGAAAACAACATGGATGTCTTCCAAAAGATAACAACGGAGGACgaaaaagaaatcattcttaGTCCGATGACCAATATGTGTCCACCTACAGTGCCAACAAATACTATTCAAAACTTGTTTCAAATGAATGGAATTTCTGACAGCAGAATCTGGGTATACATACCTGTTCAGGTAATTTACAAAAGACAAAGAGAACAAATGGTATTCGAGTCTTTCCCTATTGAAGAAGGACAACTAGATGTTGGAAAAGACATCTACGACCCAACCCGATATCAGAGTCTGAaggataattttatatttaacgtcaactATTCTAGATCATGCCGAGACATGGATGGAATTTTCACTAAGATCATGGTGCACAGTGACGGCTTAAACTACCACGGATCTTTCAGGGAGTTTGCTGTGGTAGACGCTCGACAACCATACACATCATCTACAATTTACATGGCTGTAAAGAGTCCGGAGAAATACCACACCGAAGCCATATTCCAAGCTTATGACCCCTGTGGAAATGTTTGTAAGCCATATTGCAAAAGATTCGGGCACTTTCAGCCCTGTGACGGGTCTCTGAAACTTGATAACTCGCCTCCCAAACTTTACGGGATGGATTATGGCGAAGCCATTCAATTAGTTTGGGGCATTACAAACGAAGGAATACCCAAGTTCCGGCCTGATAACATTCAACTTCAGTTTGTTTGTAACTAAAAATAAATCTGCATCTGTACATTTATTAATCGTTACCAGTgatgtataataataatattactaTAAGTATAAATATACTCATTGCTTGATACGGCGCTCGTTTCgatcaataaatgcattttgcatTCGAGGTACTGGTGATTGTTCGTTCGCTTGACTTTGTTGTTTTCCATTTTTACCATGAAGTTATTTAATCATGTAACATTGCACGACGGTGAGCTGTCGTCCATCTTAGCATGTCtttgtatatgatttttatcttgtTAATAAACACAGTTAAATTATATGAAACACTTCTTTGAAAATTCCCAAATCTTTGTTCTCAGGAGGAGAACATTGACAATTTCTCTCGCAAGTGCTCATTAAGTCAAAGTAAGAAGCCCATTAGACTGATCACTACAAGAAAAACATCtgcaaaagataagaaaaagagAACCACGACTTCTTTTGGAAAACATCAAATTTAGGTATTTTCATTCACCTGGATTTTAGACAAatggtttaaaaatgaaaatgagaaaaatgtatggctctttaatttgtttttattgcaattttgTACACTATGCAAAACTGTAGagataaatcaattttaaataaacggtaatattttttaacactCACTTTAAAGCTTAATTTATCTTAACCTCCTTGTAAAAGCTTATAAAAACGAACAACTTCATGTTTGTTCACCATAGTTTTAAGTTTATCATAATTCTAACTACATCCCgtttatttccaaaaatatttaatgagatGATGCAAAATTCAGAACGCAGATAGCTGGACAATTCTAAGAACGTGGAGGTTGTAGTTTGtgcataattaaataaatttacaactGATTACTAGTTCTTTGTATTCAAAGCTTACATGATAATATACTTTTAGATCTATTTTAACACATAACCTATACATCataattagataaaaaaaaattgaagtctATTATGAATGCAATTAACGTTTTTGtgctataaatatatatcgTTTGAAGAAACAGAAACACAAAAAGTCAATAACCTATTCAACAAATAGGATTTTTACACattcttttcaaatttaatttctaggtgtggaaaatacatgtacttgatgtaCAATTTTCTTAAAGGAAATACCGATAATGCAATATCAGTTTGGGAAAAACAGACAAGTTTGACAGTTTTGACAGATCTCTTTATACTTTAGTTAGcctctttttaatttaaaggaaAATTCACTCAGCaataattagatttttaaaggcAATTATTATTTCTGATGAGATGAATGTGACCCTGTGTTAATCATAAAGCACCTGGGACGTGACGCCCTTACCTGTGATGCATGCTAATATACAGAGTGCGCTgaataacacacacacacacacacacacacacacacactctctctctctctctctctctctctctctctctctctctctctctcatacttaATTGCTATGAATTTCGAAATATTATTAATCACCATGTTAAACTTCAAGATCAACACATCCAATATTATACAGTTATTGAATAGGTATGAGGGCAACATATAATTAGTTGAACCCTCGGACAGAAATGTTGCCCGGCCTTCGCCTTACGGAGGCTTTGTGTCGGGTCCAACAAATCAGGTTCCCAAGGCTcctctgtttttattacttGCGAcctaaatgataaaaattgaagGATTTCGGAAACCTGATTTATATGTATTGTTTGAATCCCAGTCACCAGTGGCAACCAAATATTCATGTAGCACAGCTCTTCGGTATTTCCGTTCCGCCAAAATTGGACAAATATGAATTAGTTATGACGAAGCGTTCAAACTATTTTGATGTTGAATTGTGTGAAAGTATTGAAAGTATAACTATTACAGATTAAAACAGATATCTTTTAAAGTGTATCGTAGTAAAATATAATACTAAAGTAAATTGCAATTTAAAATGCTCTTAATGACAGTATGACAAAgaccacaggtgcttgaggacaggatcgaccccccccctccccgaccccccccccccccccccaagtatatagacccccgggactttatttttctttttttattagattatccttttatgacatatttctaatctaatttatatattcaatgcccaaaattacctaaaacaaacatttcttttttaaaaatcagaccctctacatatataatacatgtacagagggtctgatttttaaaaatgttttatgtaattttgcgaaattgatgaataaattagactagaaatatgtcataaaaggataatttaataaaaaaagaaaaaagaaaattgaagtCACGGGGGTCTTTATccgggggtgggggagggggggtgatcctgtcctcaagcacctgtgacaAAGAGAGTGTGTCCTTTGTCTGACTGCTACATATGTTTGCTATGTCTCTTTCTTGCGAATGTATCTGCTCTGTTTAAACAATCTCACTATGGAAACACATACAGTAAAAGTAAAAATGGACATTTATTAGCAAAATGACAACATTCCCATATTCACAACATACGATaaaaaataagatgaaaatGTTTTACTTAATTCTTACACAGAATTCAAATTGTTTTCCTGAAAATCATCTTGatttctatgtacatgtacatatatgtttctatCTAAAGATTGTATGTATGGTAACCACAAGAAAACCAGAATTTTCATAAGTCTAATGAAAAGAGTGACGTTATCCAAATTCCGTGAATCAAAATAACattcttattgatattttaaaatccaaaaGTTCAGAGAAATGCGATAACATTGAAGTTTTTCAACTTTTCCATGGTATTTATGGTATATCGTCACCTTAACAAAGCGCGGTAACTCCATTTGCGTGAATGAAAAGTGAGCGATCAAGCGCAGCTGCTCGGTCCTTTCCGGCAGAGCTTCGTGTTTATCCGAgctctgccggaaaggcccgattGTATGAGCGATATAATTATATCTTTTTTGAGCTATATCTATCAACTTTCTGAAAAGACGTGTGGGAAACAAATGGTACGTactaggaaaaaaaattataaatgtttaccATCAATACATTGAAGGCAATTTTCGGTACaatgtcattaaaaaataaataccaatGACCATAATTCATACATTTCCGTGTAACAGGGGATGGAAGGGGGAGGGGTCAGTATAATATTGTCTTCAAAAAGTATATGtgtgtaaagggggggggggggtaatttccACATAATACACTTTGAGATTCTATTTATGTCTGACAAAAATGGATGCATTGGGGGTGCTAAGTGCATGATGTAGGTAATACCAAGTATCCTGCACCAAAATTATCCTTCGTGAACATTCTATTGAATttgaatatcttattttttactCGTAGCATTTTATGTCttgcaataaaaaatgtttttacaattaaaattccAAAAACCTACTATAATTCTCTCCAAACGCGTCTTTGTTTGACAAATATGTTGGACTCGAATCGAGTATTCTAATTCTTTTAAAGGTATATCAAACATTTTctaatataaagaaaaacaagaaatcatcttgacgcaagcgtcaaatgggccgcaaaaaatataattgttgtatgaatcattggttgtttacataaaaacacaccgcaaagaagaaaataaaagttggttgtactaatttttatggtaaatttaaatatactttcagcaacttgttttgaagtttaacattttactattatcataaagaatcgagttcgttactgtaagcatttctaacggtaattgttcgatcattgccatagtatgaaggaATGGAAAACACATTGATTTTTACAATACAAAGAtcaactcatcatttttctcttggagattatgcatttcaaaccattttggtttttttgttgtttttttttttgttttttgcattgAATTGAATGacaacttaatgcattagtttatatgatttcaagggaccacgtgataaaacagaaattgatTAGctcaaattttccagtcaattcaaattattatgtctgtcatatttttgcgtaaataattgatatagatgtcatttcatgatattttctaccacattttacttggaaatatgataaacacacacataaagtcattttatttgacacggcacatagaaattcaaatatatcctttatgtaaaatttaatgacattcaggtctttagtatttcaggtctttagtatgtcccgcataccgatccCGATGCGAATGACGACCTCCggaattttccgaatagattatagtctcgataaaaacgcgccaaacaCGACAGTCTAGTATGacctatttttcatttacgagtaagacaaaaaatatgtgatatttttaaaaggcaaaaaacatatttctatatgcaaatttacttttaattcataaaaatatgcataatattaattctatcAAAAAAGAACtgtcccgcagaaacgcagtaacaatatttaaatgtgtatcaaataacggaccgccttccggcggcccgtaataagaATTGTACCTTTGCCCAATCATTACACAATCATGCTACCTTACACTCTAAACCATTCCTTCTTCTATTCTCTCTTTACGACCGACTAAGAAAGGAGAGGCCCTAATTAAACTCCAAAAAAAGTCAGATAAGAGGGCAGAAATAAAGAGGAACGTGATTATATGTTGCTCACGTGTTTTTCACTCCTATCTTTCGGGGTTTTTGtgttatttctttgtaaatagcattgtatttgttgaataatttgtatttggtaggttttttttctttttcgttgaaaaatcaagtttttttctCAAAGGTAGAATTGTGATTTAAAGAATCACATCCTTGccataaagaataaaaaacatcAATAGCAAACCAAaaataacacacacacacaatcaCAATGTGTGTGTTTTTGCATCTTTGAAAAAGCATCGAAAGAACTGTGCTAAATTAAGCATTCCGATTGCGGATTTCTTCCGGTAATAAATATGCAAGGGTCCAGGCCATAAAAAACGTCCTTTCCTAATATTTaagaaggtaaaaaataaaatgaaggggaaagaagaaacagaaaattaatcaatttttttaagtttcaaatcTAAGCATTAAGTAGGCACATTGTTAGATAAATGCGCATCTCCCTTTCTAATATAAACATACAAATGTAATTCTACTTTTATTTATCCTTACATCGATATCGATATCCGAGAAAAATTATCCTGGGCCGCTTAAACACAGTACCTCAATAATACTAGTATACGACTGTGTcctcaataaaataaaaacatatttcttaaCTCCAAGGGCCATTCTTTTACTTATATACGTATGTGTGCGCTTGCTAAGAAGGCTTGGAATTTCTGTAACGTAGGGAGAACTCCAAGACTGTCACGAGAAATCCACAGCATTGAATTGACAACTGACCGTAAAACTCAGCCGTGGGCCATTGGTGTCTGGTCACATCAAAAGATCTAACATCGTATCgtaaaaaattgtcaaagcGTCATCAATTGCAAATAATTACCGCTTGTAATGATTAGTTTTTCGACATAAAACGAGCAAATTTACAAGACAATGTCGTAaataaatttctttgaaaagattATTGAAACGTGTATAGGAATGCCGAACAGTTATTTGACtctcttgattttttttgttcccCAAAGATCGTACATGGGTTTGCATTAAACCGAACCcctttttacatttcaaaaaacaCATGTCGACtttgtttagaatttatattGCACTGTTTGGATTTTTGTCACTGTCCGAGGCGTTTAAAATCGAACCCGCCTAAATTGCGGAGGGCAGTGGAAGGAATGCTCCAGTCATTGCAATATTGTTATAATTAGTgagattttaatttaaaaaagtatccGAGACTCGATCAGGGAAATAATCGATCGAATTAATTTCCATATTTTTCTGACTGATTGCGGGATTCACACTGACATACGGTCATTAAACTGACCTAAACCTGTCAGCCCTCTTTGATATGGATCAACAGCGAGGAAAGCTGGAAAGACGCACCGACGGACTATTCTATTGTATCAATGACTGATTTATGAATGCCGACCTTAAGACTTACTTAAACGTGTTTGCGAAGAACACTGACATTAGTATATACATTCTGTGTCCCCTGTGCCGAACGGGAACCGATGCCTGTCTTTGCTTAGTGgtcatttaaaacaatgaagCGCAAGCAAATTTCGTGACATCACTccagaataattttaaaatagcaATTTAAGCCAAAATTCcctgaagttaaaaaaaaatctcaaaaatgtacTCCTTAGTAGCATTGTGTGGGATTTTAACCTTTCATTTCGGATATTCGATGATAGAGGAAATGACAACGCCGGGGGATATAGAAGATTGTTTCAATGGATACTACCGCAAAACGACTTTGCAGCGTAGCATTGGTTCCAAAATTTACTGGAAATGTATGCAGCGAGCGGCGTGCAACCGAGCCATGTTGAATCTGGGGAGCAACATGACGCTGGAGGAGAGACACTACATCGAGAGTCTGCTGCCCCCTCCAGAGGTTTTCTACGGGAACGGGGCTAAGGGTTTCCATCCTAATTCGGAACACAGATGGAGAAAAGAATATCGAATGATGACGGAGAAAGAGAGGCAGGCCTACCATTTTGCCGTCAACAAACTGAAAAGATTGAGGGTAAATAATTCTAAATTCGAATACCTGTGAGAATAattgtttttgaattttaattctaCTTTATTATTGCATATGTTTTTAAGGAGAAATATATTCAACAAACACACGACACAAACAAGCTTTTTTTCCGGACataagtaaaatattaatagattttgcaatcaaaaaattatttttctcttttgtaAATGTGAAAATTTGCAACATTTCtatagaaatgttttttttaatgcaagtaaaatagattatatataaaaagacaGAAAATCGCAATATTAAATATCAAGCAAATTCAATTaattgttaagattttttttatatctatgcAATTTCTATTCAAAACTGATCTGCTCATGCGTCGATATGTGtttccagtatttctttctactTTCAagggggcatggtcatgattttggtcaaattctattttcatgtttttatcatttacaatgctttagaaatgcatttctaatgatcaactaAAATTTGAGAGCCATTCGTAGATATATAAGCAAGATGCATGGCtcgcaattctttgtcatgtaaacaaggctcgtgtcctgtttttgtttacatgtgtttaatataccagtaaaaaatcttttcccagcttatttatctatctttttatttattttaatcatagaTAAACAATTCCTAATGTTTAACACATCCGTTTttggtttaaaactgaaatttttacatccacgttcaaaatgtaaacaaacgctttgtttacatagcgaagaatttctcgcttataactcaacaaatgacactcaaatttcggttgcctattaaaaatgcctttctgaagcattttaaatattaaaatcgggggggggggggggggattgacCAAAATCGTAGCCATGCCCCTttcaagacattttttttttatatagattgGTTCTCTAAGATAAATGCACAAATTCGTAAGATAAAACATGATTGGATGATAAAATATGATCTCAGTCACTATATCAAATTGTGTCGACTTTTAAGCACGTAGCATCGCTTTTagataaaattgttaatttttattgtattgGTTTATAACGTTTGGTAATTTGAATCATAAATCTTCAAGCCAAGATGCTCAAACCGATttctatcccccccccccttaaaacacaaaaaataaaaacaagtagCAACTTAATCGTTTCTAAGAGGCTATATAAAGGTGTTTATGATGTATACAATGAATctaacaacattttattttttttttagctcggAACATCAAACAGATACGATGTTATAGCTGCTCTACACGAAGGCGCAATTGTAAACGCAGCCCACGAGGGTCCTAACTTCATGGGATGGCATAGGATATACCTCATAGtgtaagtaaatatatatacagcaattttttttatatatcgaAACAATTaaatcttttacaaaatatttttcaacagtaatacattttatatcaatgagCAAAATGTAAATTTCATCTGCCGAAATATTTCTACTGACGAGAATGGGACCaaattatgagtgaaaaatgtgCATAAGTTGAACACAGGCGAGCCTTATCGTGTCTGATTGATAAAGTTACCATACGGTTACATGCGAGTCTTCATATGTCAGTCTGGTAAGCTAGGTTAACATACGGTTACATGCGAACCTTAACatgtctcagagagagagagagagagagagagagagagagagagagagagagagagagagagagagagagagagagagtttgtttacatacggTTACAGACAAGCCTTTACATGTCAGAGTGGGAAGGTTACACGCGAGCCTTAAATGTGAAAATTGCCGGAATGAAAGGATATGCATACGATTACAGGCATGCCTCAATGTGCCAGAATGGAAGGGTTTACATATGATTACAGGCGAACCTCAACGTGCCAGAATGGAAGGGTTTACATACGGTCACAGGCGAGCCTTAAAGTGTCAGAACGGGAGGGTTTACATACAGACACCGTGCCTAACATATCACCACACACTGAGCACTCTTTGTAGTTTGCATGACCAACAACAACATGTTTTTCTCCGACAAACATGCAATTGcagttaattaatttgttttgttttttgtattacAAACGCAGTGGTGAAAAGCATACCACAAACAATTTTCTGTGCAAGATCTTTTTTACGAGTGAAATGATCAATGTTTTGGAAGAGAGAATGATTAGTTCAATATAGTCATAATAAAAAGCAGATATACTTGATGTTACAGACGACATCTGAAACTCTGTATAACTTTACACATAAAATCGAATTTTTCCAGCCTGAACTTTAGTATTTCTCCCTTACCTTTattaataaattgtatttttagatATGAAAACGCTTTACGGCAAATTGTTCCGGGGGTAACGATTCCTTACTTTGCCGGAGACCTTGACGAGCCTTTGCGAGATTCGACCCAATCTGTTCTATTTTGTGAGAGATTTTTCGGAAACGGAAATGGCGTCGTTACATCCGGACCGTATGCAAACTGGTCTACGCCTTCCGGACCCCTTGTCAGAAACTATGGAGATGACGGTGAACTCTGGACAAGGGAGGGTTTACAAAGAATTCTGAACAAAACACGGAACGCTGAGATCATTGCACCAAACGCTGAAGAAGAGGACAACTTAGAGGACCAACATGGCGCAATTCACAACTGGATAGGGGGAGGAAACGGACAAATAGGAGAGCTTCAGACCTCTTCTCAAGATCCCGCTTTCTTCAGTCTCCACGCCTACGTGGATTACATTTGGGAAGAGTTCAGAAAAAGACAGGCCTCTCTAGGAATCAATCCAGCCAAAGACTATCCGGTAGATTACGGTCCGGAAGAACACCATCCTCTGAGGTTGGCAGGATTTGCTACTCTGCGTAATATTGACGGCTATTCCCATGGTTTGGCTAGCCTGGTGTCTTACAAACCCAAACCGACTTGCTCAAAAGATAGACCGTTCTGTGGATCCCCCTTTCTACGTTGCGATAAAAAGAGCAACCCTCCACGGTGTGTTTCAAAAACCATCGCTAGTTTTTACAGAAGTAATGACCCCGACGATGACAGTGAATGTAACAGGACGAGAACAGACAACGCCGTTCAGAACCGCTTCAGCTGCAACGGTGCTCAAGACATAAGGCAATGGGTTTACATCCCAGTAGAAATCATATGCGTGCGTCCACCAGAGAAAAAGATTTATGGATCATATCCCGTATTCAACGGAAACCTGTATCGACGGGGAGATATATATTCCCCTAAAACTTATGGCATTGATGACGTATTAAAAACAGACATATTAGCAAAATATTCACGATGCAAAGACG includes:
- the LOC128188520 gene encoding uncharacterized protein LOC128188520; translation: MYSLVALCGILTFHFGYSMIEEMTTPGDIEDCFNGYYRKTTLQRSIGSKIYWKCMQRAACNRAMLNLGSNMTLEERHYIESLLPPPEVFYGNGAKGFHPNSEHRWRKEYRMMTEKERQAYHFAVNKLKRLRLGTSNRYDVIAALHEGAIVNAAHEGPNFMGWHRIYLIVYENALRQIVPGVTIPYFAGDLDEPLRDSTQSVLFCERFFGNGNGVVTSGPYANWSTPSGPLVRNYGDDGELWTREGLQRILNKTRNAEIIAPNAEEEDNLEDQHGAIHNWIGGGNGQIGELQTSSQDPAFFSLHAYVDYIWEEFRKRQASLGINPAKDYPVDYGPEEHHPLRLAGFATLRNIDGYSHGLASLVSYKPKPTCSKDRPFCGSPFLRCDKKSNPPRCVSKTIASFYRSNDPDDDSECNRTRTDNAVQNRFSCNGAQDIRQWVYIPVEIICVRPPEKKIYGSYPVFNGNLYRRGDIYSPKTYGIDDVLKTDILAKYSRCKDDTDRNSGRVTIQSRGLNYRGTYAEFALMDTRLAMANSMAYVAVKNPEHGVSEVMLSARDSCGRICKAYCKNNAPGSSDYRPCNGIIRVTSRTPKLYGRHYGENVYDMWNLPLGENCPSIKKTQVSVKFFCDFKNEWPWHSEFVLQQKQRGHFHGRRVTGNGPVRQMIMPSMVRGIVQENRIPSLQQEFISGNRKLPGCFLGHNCLVPGPCKPCQNGQKLQCLNTHISFAVCNNGAYVIRQCIGRSHINGHSLMCMGDVFRKPFLYR
- the LOC128190906 gene encoding uncharacterized protein LOC128190906; the protein is MSTMGALLRLALAATLCYVVYSKMTIIDTPEELKTCFDQPRFNTKETDPRLDNIHQYCIQKFRWHLQNNNPNITHETTHWIDELLRMANKEARKKRQAGAERRRKEIRRATDKERTDFFRAINLLKRDTDVKPNRFDALGLLHQQRGDDVHHGAAFLSFHRVLLLIFENALRQKVPGVALLYFDSRLDQPLRDPTRSIIWSPQFLGTVKGRVTDGPFRFWQTPAGPLVRAGGHEGEYFTYRHIRAVMTRSRLEEISEPHAPPPFDFEIRHGDVHQHIGGIMAPAETAGFDPVFYMHHCFVDYLWEVFRRSQKEKGVDPTRDYPNRYGTAAHAPNALMGLGRLRNLHGMSDMYTTRMYTYEPSPTCSYRSPSCGSRYLTCEFRFGRPQCVTLEMITPTTPTAPFGSATNGQPQQPQRQRTPGFPNFPGSTFPGFPPTRRFTGRKKRQASRGNGRGRGNGVIDGSLMSNHGQNVLSQFGQNGFTQFAQNKTREMRQKKHEVRMGFNPHYENNMDVFQKITTEDEKEIILSPMTNMCPPTVPTNTIQNLFQMNGISDSRIWVYIPVQVIYKRQREQMVFESFPIEEGQLDVGKDIYDPTRYQSLKDNFIFNVNYSRSCRDMDGIFTKIMVHSDGLNYHGSFREFAVVDARQPYTSSTIYMAVKSPEKYHTEAIFQAYDPCGNVCKPYCKRFGHFQPCDGSLKLDNSPPKLYGMDYGEAIQLVWGITNEGIPKFRPDNIQLQFVCN